The genomic interval TATAAAATATATTATGTGCTAAACTCCCGGAAAGGCTTTTACTTTGATAACTGCAGATTTAAATAATGGCTATTGATAGGAAAGTGGGTATGGCTAGAATTTACACGCCTGAAGGTGACAAAGAGACTCCTGTAATAGATCAGGACAGAATTAAACATTTTTTTCTTGAGAGGGCGGATAAGTTAAAAAGAGGAGATGTCTCGTATAAGCAAGCAATTATATATCAAGATAAAAGTGGCGATTTGGCAGAAGAACGGGATTTTGTGGAAAAGTCATTACTTTTACCAAAATTAAAGCTTACACAAGATGACAGGCTTCTAGATGTTGGTTGTGGTACTGGTCGTTGGGCAGAGGCTGTAGCTGATAGTGTAGGTCACTACCATGGTGCCGATTTAGTGGAAGAATTACTTGAAGAGGCCAAGAATAGAATTCCTTCAGAACGTGCAAGGTTCAGCTGTCTGCCATGTACGGATATTTCATTTTCAAATTTAAATGAAACCCTGCCATTTGGCAAAATAATTATCTTTGGGGTTTTTATGTACCTCAATGATGTGGATATACCTAAGGCACTTGGGGGTATATCTGCTGTCGCAGATAAAAGTTGTACCCTTTTGCTTCGAGAGCCTATTGGAGTT from Sterolibacterium denitrificans carries:
- a CDS encoding class I SAM-dependent methyltransferase → MARIYTPEGDKETPVIDQDRIKHFFLERADKLKRGDVSYKQAIIYQDKSGDLAEERDFVEKSLLLPKLKLTQDDRLLDVGCGTGRWAEAVADSVGHYHGADLVEELLEEAKNRIPSERARFSCLPCTDISFSNLNETLPFGKIIIFGVFMYLNDVDIPKALGGISAVADKSCTLLLREPIGVESRLTIKEHFSGDMDQFYSAIYRTEGELISVCMDVLGPAGFRLEESADVFANAAHNNRIETKQKYFLFKRN